The nucleotide sequence TCGACGGGAGCCCTGCATGTCTTCGCAGCCGCGAACGAATCGCGGCGCGGCCTGCATTAACCCTGGCGCGCCTTGAAGCGGCGGTTGGTCTTGTTGATCACGTAGACCCGGCCGCGGCGACGGATCACGCGGTTGTCCCGGTGGCGGCCCTTGAGCGACTTGAGGCTGTTGACGATCTTCATGACGATTCTTCCAAAAAGTTCGGCACCGGAGATGGCCTCCGATGCCGTAATTTCAAGCGCGGGCCACTAAGGGCGGCTGTCCGCGAAGTCAAGCACGCAGAGCCGGTTCATTGCCGGCCACGCCCCCTGTGCCAAGCCGCTGGCACCTTCACCCTTGCTGGACGTTACCCCACCATGCGACGCCTCCTCCTCGCCCCCTTCGCCGCGCTCGCCCTCGCAGGATGCGCACAGACTGTCGTCTCACCCGTCTCGGTCACCCGGTTTATCGGAAACGAACCTGCCCGACTCGGCGAGGGATCCATTTCCGTGCGCGCCGCGACGGACGGCAACAGCCTCGAATTCGCTGCCTGGAAGCAAGCGGTCGCCGCCGAACTGGCGAAACTCGGTTACCGCGTGGTCGAAAACGAAGTCAGCGCGCAGGTTGCCGAGGTCCGGGTCGAGCGCGCAAGGGACCTGCCGGAACCGCGCCGCGGACCGGTCAACGTCGGCGTCGGCGGTTCGACCGGCTCCTACGGCTCCGGGGTGGGCGTCGGTCTCGGCGTCGACCTTTCAGGCCCTCCTCCGGAAGTGACCGACAACCGCCTGCGCGTGGTCATCAAGGACAACGGCACCGGCCAGGCGCTGTGGGAAGGCCGCGCCGAATTCTCGGCCAGCGCCAACAGCGACTATGCCAGCGCGCAGGCCGCGGCGAACAAGATGGCGGCGGCGCTGTTCAAGGGGTTTCCCGGCGAATCCGGCACGACTATCGAGGTCAAATGACCGATATCGTAATCAACGCTGCCTTCGACAGCGGCAACATCGACGTAATCTCCATCGACGGCGCCGCCGCCACCCTGGCCATCCCGCCCGACCACCAGTCCGAGTTCCGCCAGTGGTTTCACTTCCGCGTCAGCGGCGCGGCCGGGCGCGAGCTGGTGCTGCGGATCGTCGACCTCAACACCAGCGCCTATCCGGGAGGGTGGAGCGGCTACAACTCCTGCGTCTCGGAAGACCGCGACTACTGGGGACGCGCCGATTCGAGCTTCGACAAGGGCGAGGATGGCGGCACGCTGACGATCCGCTACACGCCGGCCAGCGATATCGCCTGGTTCGCCTATTTCGCGCCCTATTCAATGGAGCGGCACCACGACCTCGTCGCCGAGGCCGCCGCTGCCGAAGGCGTGAGCTATCGCTGCCTCGGTTTCACCCTCGACGACCAGCCGCTCGACTGCCTCGAGATGGGCGAAGGTCAAACCCAAGTCTGGCTCTACGCGCGCCAGCACCCGGGCGAATCGATGGCCGAATGGTGGATGGAAGGCGCGCTCGAAGTGCTGACCGATCCGGCCGACCCGGTGGCCCGCGTCCTCAGGCAGAAGTGCCGCCTGCACGTCGTGCCCAACTGCAACCCGGACGGCAGCCGCCGCGGGCACCTGCGCACCAACGCGGTCGGTACCAACCTCAACCGAGAATGGCACGAACCGAGCGCGGCCAAGTCGCCCGAGGTCCTCGCCATCCGCAATGCCATGGACCAGACGGGCGTCGATTTCGCGATGGACGTCCACGGCGACGAGGCGATCGCCGCCAACTTCCTCGCCGGGTTCGAAGGAATTCCTTCGTGGAGCGAGGACCTGCAGGCGAAGTTCGACCGCTTTCGGCAGATTCTCGCTCGCCGCAGTCCCGACTTCCAGGTGGAAAAAGGCTACCCTGCGGCCAGCGTAGGGAAGGCCAACCTGTCGATGAGCACCAATCAGCTTGCGGAACGCTTCGGCGCCTGTTCGATGACGCTGGAAATGCCGTTCAAGGACAATGCCGACCTGCCCGATCCCGAACAGGGCTGGAGCCCCGAACGCTGCAAGCTTTTGGCCCGCGAATGCCTGGCGAGCCTGGTCGAGTGGCTGAACGCGGCGAGCAACTAGTCCTTGCAGCGTAACAATGCATCGCTACTTACAATGATGTGAGCAAACCGCACCTCTTCCCGATCGCCATCGCGCCCGCCGACATCGACTTTATGGGCCATGTCAACAATGCGCGGTACCTAGCCTGGGTGCAGGACGCGGTGATCGATCACTGGAAGACGTTTGCCCCGGTCGAAGCCGTCGCCCAGCACCTGTGGGTCGCGCTCAAGCACGAGATCACCTACCGCCGCCCGGCGTTCCTCGGCGACAGCGTCATCGCCCACGTCGTGCTCGAGAAGGTCCAGGGCGTGCGCGCCTCTTATGAGACGCTGGTCCGCCGCGGCGAGGAAATCATCGCCGAAGTGAAATCGACCTGGTGCTGCCTCGACGCCGAAACCCGCAGGCCGGTGCGCCCGGCCCGCGAGGTCATCGACCGCTTCTTCGCGCGCTAGCTCGCTTTACTTGCGCGTCCCGGAGATCGGGATGTCGCCGAAGTCGCTCTTGGCCGTGCCGCTCAGCGCATCGCCCTCGACCTTGAGATCGTAGCTCATTTTCATTTGCTGCCCGCCCATGTCGAGCGCGCGGTCGAAGGTGACGTGGTCGCCGTCGACCACGAGGTTAGAAATCGTGCTCTTGGGCGGGTCTCCGCCCGGCCCGCCTTCCATCGGCGCGTCCTTCATGTCGAGCGTATAGGCGCCGCCCGCCTCGGCCACCGTCCAGTCGGACTTGAAGGTCCCGAAATCGGTCTTCGCCTCGACCGCCCAGGCGCCGGCTACGCCGGACCCCTCGGCCAGCGCCGGCGATGCGAATAGTGCGGCAGCGCCGGCGACCACGAAAAGCTTCCTCATGCGAACTCTCCTCTCCCTTGATGCAGGGAGATTATGCCGCGCGCAGCCGGCGCGCAATCGCCAAGCTGTCGCAGGCGATCGTCACTCGGCCGCCTCGGCCAGCGCGGCCGGGTCGACCTCGCGCCAGTCGGCACCCTCGGGAAAGGCGAAGCTGACCGCGCGGATCGCGGCGAAATCGATATCCTCGGCGGCGAAGGCCAGCTCGCCCGTGTCGCGGTGGCGCCGGACCGCGTCGAGCAGCAGGCGCCGTGCGCGGTAGATCACCCGGTCGCAGGTGCCGAGGTATTCCCTGGTCCGGTCGACGATCGGTCCCATCGATTCCTGCACCGCGAAATCCTCGTAGGCATTTCCGCGATTGACGATCCCGCTCCAGTGCCCCGCCTTCATCGCCGCGCGGTCCTGGTGCCATTGGTTCTCGGGACCGCCCATGTCGGCGTTGAAATGGTCGGGATTCCCGCTCCACGTCCCGAAGGCGCTCATCAGGTCGCGGGTCAGCGGGCCCTCGGTGTCGTAGAGGATGTACCACTGCGCCGTGGTGACGTCGTCGATCGGTATCGAGCAGCAGGTAACCCGGGCCCCGTGCGGCGCGGCGGGGATGAAGCTGAAGAACGGCAGCGCCACCTCGCGCACGCGGGCATAATGCACGCCGCCAAGCTCCTGCCGGATCGCGCCCTCGCGGAAGCCGTAGGGGCGCTCATCGAACTCGAACACCGGCGCACCGTCGCCGAGCATGTAGTCGCTTTCGTCCTTGAAGTATTCGCGGCCGTCGTCGCTACCGAGGTTGGTGGCGTGGAGGAAGGTGACATGGGCGCTGTCGAGCAGCGCTTCGAGGCCTTGCAGCCAGTTGGTGCGAATCACCCCGCGATAAGGCTGCACCTGGTCGTCGCCAAGCGCGGTGAACTCGTAGGCCGGAAAGCGCGGCGGGGTCTCCCTGGCCCCCATATAGACCCAGAGCATCCCGCCGGCCTCGTGCACAGGATGGCTGCGCACCGGCACGCTCTCGGCGAACTTCTCGCGCTGGCCGCGCGGCTCGGTCGGCGCGTCGATGCACTTGCCTGCCGCCGAGAATTTCCAGCCGTGGAAGATGCACCTGAGGCCACCTTCCTCGTTGCGCGCAAGGCGCAGGCTCGCGCAGCGGTGCGGGCATGCTTCCTGCAGGAAGCCCGGCGTGCCGTCTGGCGAGCGAAAAGCGACGAAGTCCTCGCCGAACAGGCGCACCTTCTCTGGCGCACCGCCGGCCTCGAGCGCCGCCGAGCGGCACGCCGGGACCCAGTATTCGCGCAGCATCGCGCCCATCGCGGTCCCCGGACCGACGCGGGTCAGCAGCTCGTTGTCAGCCTGGTTCAGCATCCTTCCTCTCCTCTTGCGCACGCCCACATGGTGTCCGGCCGCGTGCCTCCCCCGCCGGGGCGTCGCTCTCCCGACTCGGTTTGCCACATTGCCGCGCGCTGCTGTAGTGGGTAGCGATGTCCGACTGCGGCTGCGAACCCACAGCGACCGATACCCCGGCGCAGCGCCGCGCGCTGACCATCGCGCTCGCGCTCAACGCGGCGATGTTCGTGGTCGAGGGCGCTGGGGGCCTGCTCTTCCACTCCGCCTCGCTGCTGGCCGACGGGCTCGACATGCTGTCCGACGCGGCGGTCTATGCGCTCGCGCTCTACGCCATCGGCCGCAGCGCGCTGTTCAAGGTCAAGGCCGCGCGAGTGAGCGGGTGGGCGCTGCTGCTGATCGCCATCGCCATGCTGGCCGAGGTGACGCGCCGCGCTCTGACCGGCAGCGCACCCGAAGGGTTCGGCATGGTCGGCGTCGCGCTAATTGCGCTGGTCGTGAACGTCGTCGTCCTTCGCCTGCTCGCCGCGCAGCGCAGCAGCGAGGTGCACATGCGCGCGGCGTGGATCTTCACCCGCGCCGACGTGGCGGCCAACGCCGCGGTGATCGTTTCCGGACTTGCGGTCCTGGTGACCGGCATCGGCGCGTTCGATCTCGTCATCGGCGCGGCGATCGCGCTCTATGTCATGCGCGAGGCGTTCGAGATCATCGACGAAGCCAAGGAAGCGCGGGCCGAAGCTTAATCGAGACTCGCCGGACCGAACGCGGCGGGAAGCAGCGCGGAGAGCTTGACCGTGCGCACTTCCGAGGGCCCGACGCAGAGCACGTCGGGATCGGTTCCGCCCAGGGCGGCGAGTTCGTTGAGCACCTGCCGGCAGCGCCCGCACGGCGTGATCGGCTCGGGTCCCGGCCCGGTCACCGCAACCGCCAGCAGCCCGCCGCGGTGCCCCTCCGCCATCGCCTTGCCGACCGCGACCGTTTCGGCGCACAGCGCCAGGCCGAAGCTGGCGTTCTCGACATTGGCCCCCGTCACCACCGACCCGTCGGCAAAGCGCAGCGCCGCGCCGACCGGGAACTTCGAGTAGGGGGCATAGGCAGCCAGCGCCGCCCCGCGCGCAGCCTCGACCAGTTCGATATCGTCCTGCGTCACGGCTGCAGCACCACCCAGCGCACGGGTTCGGGGCCGGCATCGCTACGATAGTGCGCATTGGCGGTCCACAGCGTCCACGGCCGCCCGGCATAGTCGGGCTGCAGGAAGTCGCGCTGCAGCCACAGGTTGCGCTCGATCTTGGCGGCGATGTGGTAGCGGTCCTCGAACTCGGGCGAGACCAGCAGCACCGCCGGCTGGCCGACATGCCCCTCGATCTGGTTGAGGAAGGTGGTCAGCTCGCTCTCGACCGCCTGCTCGCTGACCCGAACCGGGCAGTCCTCGGCGGTGCGCAGCAGGGCGATTGCCGGCGGCAGCAACCCCGTTTCGCGCGGCACGATGGTGACGAAGTTGGCGCTCTGCCGCTCGGCGGGCTCGCACGGGTCATAGGTGTGGACCACCCCGACCGACAGGCCGCTGCCGCGCACCGCGCGCAAGTTGCGGCTGAACGCCGGGTCGCGGCCCCCGGCGCCGCTGCTCGCCTCGAGGTAGGCGAACTGCGCGCCGATCGCCTTGAAGGCATTGAAATCGACCCGTCCGTCGCGCGCGCCGACGAGCACGCCCTGCACCGGGAAGTCTCTGCGCTCGGGCCGCCAGTGCTGCGCGGTCCACCACGCCCAGCCCCCTGCGACCAGCGCGGCGAGCAGCACCAACGCGAAAATCCGCGTGCGCCAGCGAAATGCCTTCTTCCTGCCCATCGATCCCGCTCTGCGACCCCGTGCCCCGTCAGCCGCGAATATGCAGGACGCAGACCAGCGTG is from Croceibacterium aestuarii and encodes:
- the ykgO gene encoding type B 50S ribosomal protein L36: MKIVNSLKSLKGRHRDNRVIRRRGRVYVINKTNRRFKARQG
- a CDS encoding Rieske 2Fe-2S domain-containing protein, translating into MLNQADNELLTRVGPGTAMGAMLREYWVPACRSAALEAGGAPEKVRLFGEDFVAFRSPDGTPGFLQEACPHRCASLRLARNEEGGLRCIFHGWKFSAAGKCIDAPTEPRGQREKFAESVPVRSHPVHEAGGMLWVYMGARETPPRFPAYEFTALGDDQVQPYRGVIRTNWLQGLEALLDSAHVTFLHATNLGSDDGREYFKDESDYMLGDGAPVFEFDERPYGFREGAIRQELGGVHYARVREVALPFFSFIPAAPHGARVTCCSIPIDDVTTAQWYILYDTEGPLTRDLMSAFGTWSGNPDHFNADMGGPENQWHQDRAAMKAGHWSGIVNRGNAYEDFAVQESMGPIVDRTREYLGTCDRVIYRARRLLLDAVRRHRDTGELAFAAEDIDFAAIRAVSFAFPEGADWREVDPAALAEAAE
- a CDS encoding glycoside hydrolase family 25 protein, which encodes MGRKKAFRWRTRIFALVLLAALVAGGWAWWTAQHWRPERRDFPVQGVLVGARDGRVDFNAFKAIGAQFAYLEASSGAGGRDPAFSRNLRAVRGSGLSVGVVHTYDPCEPAERQSANFVTIVPRETGLLPPAIALLRTAEDCPVRVSEQAVESELTTFLNQIEGHVGQPAVLLVSPEFEDRYHIAAKIERNLWLQRDFLQPDYAGRPWTLWTANAHYRSDAGPEPVRWVVLQP
- a CDS encoding DUF4136 domain-containing protein encodes the protein MRRLLLAPFAALALAGCAQTVVSPVSVTRFIGNEPARLGEGSISVRAATDGNSLEFAAWKQAVAAELAKLGYRVVENEVSAQVAEVRVERARDLPEPRRGPVNVGVGGSTGSYGSGVGVGLGVDLSGPPPEVTDNRLRVVIKDNGTGQALWEGRAEFSASANSDYASAQAAANKMAAALFKGFPGESGTTIEVK
- a CDS encoding acyl-CoA thioesterase, with protein sequence MSKPHLFPIAIAPADIDFMGHVNNARYLAWVQDAVIDHWKTFAPVEAVAQHLWVALKHEITYRRPAFLGDSVIAHVVLEKVQGVRASYETLVRRGEEIIAEVKSTWCCLDAETRRPVRPAREVIDRFFAR
- a CDS encoding cation transporter, translated to MSDCGCEPTATDTPAQRRALTIALALNAAMFVVEGAGGLLFHSASLLADGLDMLSDAAVYALALYAIGRSALFKVKAARVSGWALLLIAIAMLAEVTRRALTGSAPEGFGMVGVALIALVVNVVVLRLLAAQRSSEVHMRAAWIFTRADVAANAAVIVSGLAVLVTGIGAFDLVIGAAIALYVMREAFEIIDEAKEARAEA
- a CDS encoding cytidine deaminase, with translation MTQDDIELVEAARGAALAAYAPYSKFPVGAALRFADGSVVTGANVENASFGLALCAETVAVGKAMAEGHRGGLLAVAVTGPGPEPITPCGRCRQVLNELAALGGTDPDVLCVGPSEVRTVKLSALLPAAFGPASLD
- a CDS encoding M14 family metallopeptidase, with amino-acid sequence MTDIVINAAFDSGNIDVISIDGAAATLAIPPDHQSEFRQWFHFRVSGAAGRELVLRIVDLNTSAYPGGWSGYNSCVSEDRDYWGRADSSFDKGEDGGTLTIRYTPASDIAWFAYFAPYSMERHHDLVAEAAAAEGVSYRCLGFTLDDQPLDCLEMGEGQTQVWLYARQHPGESMAEWWMEGALEVLTDPADPVARVLRQKCRLHVVPNCNPDGSRRGHLRTNAVGTNLNREWHEPSAAKSPEVLAIRNAMDQTGVDFAMDVHGDEAIAANFLAGFEGIPSWSEDLQAKFDRFRQILARRSPDFQVEKGYPAASVGKANLSMSTNQLAERFGACSMTLEMPFKDNADLPDPEQGWSPERCKLLARECLASLVEWLNAASN